From the Streptomyces sp. SN-593 genome, the window CGCGGACCTTGACGTGCGCCTCGGTGGTGCCGACCATCACCGCGCCGCCCGCGCTGAGCAGCAGGCCGAAGACGATCCAGCTCGTCCGCTCGGTGGCCACGTAGAGCATGATCACGAAGAGGCCGAAGAAGAGCAGCGAGGTGCCGAGGTCGGTCTCGAAGACCAGGATCAGCAGGCTGAGCGCCCAGATCACCAGGATCGGGCCGAGGTCGCGGCCGCGCGGCAGGTACAGGCCCATGAAACGGCGGGAGGCGAGCGCGAGCGCGTCGCGCTTGACCATCAGGTAGCCGGCGAAGAAGACCGCGATGACGATCTTGGCGAACTCACCGGGTTGCAGCGAGCCGACCCCGGGGATGGTGACCCAGATCCGGGCGCCGTAGACCGCGGGGAAGAAGATCGGCGAGATGAGCAGGGCGAGCGCCACGATCATCGAGATGTACGTGTAGCGCTGCAGGATGCGGTGGTCCTTGAGGAAGACCAGCACCAGGGCGAACAGCGCCACCCCGAGCGCGGACCACATGAGCTGCTTGGGGGCCATCGGGCCGCCGAGCTGCGGGGTGGTGATCGAGGGCTCCTGGTCGAGCCGCCAGATCAGCACCAGGCCGAGGCCGTTGAGCAGGGTGGCGATCGGCAGCATCAGCGGGTCGGCGTAGGGCGCGAACTTCCGCACGAGCAGGTGCGCTATGCCCGCGATGCAGCCCAGGCCGAGGCCGTACTCCGCCAGTCCCGCCGGCACGGAGCCGTGCTTGGCGAGCCCGGCGTCGGCGTACGCGAAGACGGGGATCGCCACCGCGAAGAGCAGCATGACCAGTTCGGTGTTGCGGCGGTTGGGCGCGCCGATCGACGTGATCGTCGTGGTGTTGCTGGCGCTCATGACGAGCCGAACCTTCCTGCTGCTGCGGGTGCCGGCACTACTGCTGGTCCGTGTCCGTGTCCGTGCTGCACTGCCCGGCCAGCTTCTTCTCGTCCGGCGTCAGGGACGGGCTCGGCGAGGGGGTCGGGGTGGTGGTGATCTTCTTCCCGTCCTGCTGCCCCTCGGCGGTGCCGGCGGCGCCGGAGCCCACCGAGTTCTCGGCGTTCTTCGCCGCGTCCTTGGCCTTGGCGGCGACGCTCGTGGCGGTGGCGACCTTCTTGCAGACGTCCGCCTGCTGGGCCAGCTCGTCCGCCTTGTCGTCCGCCTGTCCGAGGCTGCTGGTGGCGATGGTGTCCTGCACCTGCTTGCGCTGGTAGGACGGCAGGTACTTCAGCGGGATGTCCGTGCGGTCGCGGTGCACCTTGGACAGGCTGAGCCCGACGAGCTTCTGGTTGATGCCCTGGTAGACCGCGACGTGGTCGCCCTTGGCGCCCACGTAGTACTGGGTCTGGGTCCAGGAGTACGCCCCGTACAGGCCGCCGGCCACGACCGCGAGCACCACCACGGTGATCAGGGTGCGCTTGGGCCACTTGCGCCGGGCGGGCTTGTCGAGGTCGGACTCGTCGTACCCGCCGAAGGCGCCGAGGGGGGCGCCGGGCGCCGGGTCGCCGCTGCCGGGCGGGCCGAACGCGCCGGTCGGACCGGCCTGGTGCGGGGTGCGGCCCAGCTCGGAGGCGCGGCCGGCGGGGGTGTCCAGGTGCCGCGGGTCGTTGGGCTGCGACTGGTGTTCGGCGACCGCGCCGACCACCACCGGGGTGTCGTTGAGCTGCGCGGCCTGCGTGTCGCCGTCGTCGGTGTCGAGCACGTCGGCGACGATGCAGGTGATGTTGTCCGGCCCGCCGCCGCGCAGGGCGAGCTGGATCAGCTCCTGCACGGTCTCGTGCGGGGCCTGGTAGCCGCCGAGGGTCTCCTCCATGGTCTGGTGGCTGACCACCCCGGACAGCCCGTCCGAGCAGATCAGGTAGCGGTCGCCGACCCTGACCTCGCGGATGGACAGGTCGGGCTCGACCCGCTCGCCGCTGCCGAGCGCCCGCATCAGCAGCGAGCGCTGCGGGTGCGTGGTGGCCTCTTCCTCGGTGATCCGGCCCTCGTCGACCAGCCGCTGCACCCAGGTGTGGTCCTGCGTGATCTGGGTGAGCACGCCGTCGCGCAGCAGGTACGCGCGGGAGTCGCCGACGTGCACCAGGCCGAGCCGCTGCCCGGTCCACAGCAGGGCGGTGAGCGTGGTGCCCATGCCCTCCAGTTGCGGGTCCTCCTCGACCATGTGCAGCAACTGGTCGTTGGCCCGCTGCACGGCGGTGCCGAGGGAGGTGAGGATGTCCGAGCCGGGGATGTCGTCGTCGAGCGTGACGATGGTGGAGATCACCTCGGAGGAGGCGACCTCGCCGGCGGCCTGGCCGCCCATGCCGTCGGCGATCGCGAGCAGACGGGGGCCGGCGTAGCCGGAGTCCTCGTTCCCCTCGCGGATCATGCCCTTGTGCGAACCGGCGGCGAAACGCAGGCTCAACGACATGCGTACCTCCCCCGTCGGTTCCGGGTACATCCGCACGCTGCCCACCCTCTCGCTCGCGCGTCGTGGCTTCGCTGCCCCATTGTGCGACTACTTCCGCAGCTCGATGACGGTCTTGCCGATGCGGATCGGCGCGCCCAGTGGGACCGGGGTGGGCGTGGTCAACCGGTTGCGGTCCATGTAGGTGCCGTTGGTGGACCCCAGGTCCTCGACGATCCACTGGCCGTCGGTGTCGGGGTAGATCCTGGCATGCCTGCTGGACGCGTAGTCGTCATCGAGCACAATCGTCGAGTCATGCGCCCGGCCCAGGGTGATCGTCTGGCCCTGGAGGGCCACGGTGGTGCCCGCCAACGAGCCCTCGGCGACCACCAGTTTGGTGGGGGCGCCGCGCCGCTGGCGGTTGTTCTGCGGCTGCTGGCGCGGCTGCTGCACCTGCTGCTGGCGCTGCTGCGGCGGCCGGGACCGGTCGTCGGCCCGGCGCGAGGCGCGCTGGGTCACCCGGGTTCCGAACAGGTCACTGCGGATGACCTGGACCGCGACGATGACGAACAGCCACAGCACGGCGAGGAAACCCAACCGCATGACCGTCAGGGTCAGCTCTGACATTGCCCCCGCTTCACCCTTCGGCTTGCCTGTACACGATGGTGGTGCTCCCCACGACGATGCGGGAGCCGTCGCGGAGCGTAGCGCGCTGGGTGTGCTGTCCGTCCACCACGATGCCGTTCGTCGACCCGAGGTCCTGGACGACGGAGGGGGTGCCGACGCGGATTTCGCAGTGCTTGCGCGATACGCCCGGATCGTCCACGCGGACGTCCGCCTCGGTGGAGCGGCCCAGCACGAGGGTGGCGCGGGAGATCTGGTGACGGGTGCCGTTGATCTCCACCCAGCGCCGGGTGTGGGCCGCGGCGGAGCCCGGCGGCACACCGGTGCCGGGCAGCCGGGTCACCGGGGCTCCGCCGCCCGGCGGCGGCGCGGCCGGCATCGGGGGCGGGCCGGCCGGGCGCTGCGGCGCGGCGTGCCGCTCGGGCGCCGGGCGGGCCGGCCGCTGCTGGTACTGCTGCTGCGGGGCCGGCGGCTGCTGGTAGGACGGCTGCGGACGGCCCTGGGGCGGCTGGTGGCCCTGCGGCGCCTGCGGGTGCTGGGACTCGCTGGAGGCCAGGGTGCGGCTGCGCACCCGGTACAGCCCGGTGTCCAGGTCGTCGGCCCGCTCCAGGTGCACCTTGATGGTGCCCATGAAGGTGTAGCGCTGCTGCTTGGCGTAGTCCTTGACCATGCCGGCCAGTTCGTCGCCGAGTTGTACGGCGTACGGGCTCAGCCGTTCGTAGTCGGGCGCGCTCAGCTCGACGACGAAGTCGTTCGGTACCACGGTGCGGTCGCGGTTCCAGATCGTCGCGTTGTTGTCGCACTCACGCTGCAGCGCACCCGCGATCTCCACGGGCTGCACCTCGCTCTTGAAGACCTTGGCGAAGGTGCCGTTCACCATGCCCTCAAGTCGCTGCTCGAAACGCTTCAGCACACCCACCGGGCACCTCCCTCCTCCGGATCGTCCGTCGGCTCGATTCCGATACTGCTTACTGATCGTATCCACGCGTGGGAAAAACCGGCGGTTCCCCGATCTTGACCGGGCGGCCAGTGTCAACCCTCACACCGCGCCGTGCCTGCGCTCCTCCTACCCACAGCGATGGTAGATGGGGCCGCTGTGCGCGGTCCCGGGTTCGGGCCGTCCCCACCAGTGTCCCCAGTGTCCCGCACCGGCACGCCCGCTCGTGCCGCCGCCCCGCGTTCCCCCTCCGCCCTCCCCCGGTCGGGCCCGCGGAACGGAGGTGAGGGCACCGCACACGGCGTGCTAATCTTCTGCATGTCGGACGGGGTTCCCACACCAGCAGGATTCGAGGATCAAGCCGGTGCGAGAAGCCAGACGGCAGCACCCATGCGCGGGTGGCGGAATAGGCAGACGCGCTGGATTCAGGTTCCAGTGCCCGAAAGGGCGTGGGGGTTCAACTCCCCCCTCGCGCACCAGAAGCACTCCGGTGTTTCGAAGGCAGTGACGGACAGGGCGGCATCGTGACCACGATGCCGCCCTTGTCGTTGCGCGGGTCGGGGTGGCAGCCGGGCGGGAACCCGGGCAGGGTGGTGTGCGTTGGACGGATTGGGCAAAGCAATCGTCAAGCGGCGCGGCCCGCGCCGAACCGAGCAGGGAGATCCAGCATGGGTGTCAGCCTCTCCAAGGGCGGCAATGTCTCGCTGACGAAGGAGGCCCCCGGACTCACGGCGGTCACCGTCGGCCTCGGGTGGGACGTGAGGACCACCACAGGCAGCGACTTCGACCTCGACGCGAGTGCGCTGCTGCTCGACGCCTCCGGCAAGGTCGTGTCGGACAAGCACTTCGTCTTCTTCAACAACCTCAAGAGCCCGGACGGCTCCGTCGAGCACACCGGCGACAACCTCACCGGCGAGGGCGAGGGCGACGACGAGTCGATCAAGGTCAACCTGGCCGGCGTGCCGGCCGACGTCGACAAGATCGTCTTCCCGGTCTCGATCTACGAGGGCGAGACCCGGCAGCAGAGCTTCGGCCAGGTCCGCAACGCCTTCATCCGCGTGGTCAACCAGGCGGGCGGCGCCGAGATCGCCCGTTACGACCTCACCGAGGACGCCTCCACCGAGACCGCGATGGTCTTCGGCGAGCTGTACCGCAACGGCGCGGAGTGGAAGTTCCGCGCGGTCGGCCAGGGGTACGCCTCGGGTCTGCGCGGCATCGCGCAGGACTTCGGCGTCAACCTCTGACCGGGTCCTGACCACGTCCCGGCGGGCCTTCGAGGAGGCCCCCCGGGACGGCACGAGCAGACCGCGGGGCCGCGGCCGCCCGTCGTTCCGACGACCGGTGGCCACGGCCCCGTTCCTGTTTCCGCTCCTGCTCCCGTGCCGCCGGCGGGCGGTCCCGGGTGCCGTCAGGCCGCGAAGCGCGCCGCGAGGGCCTTCGCCTTCTCCGCCGCGTCCTCGTGCGCCTTGGCCCGCGAGGCGTCCGCCGCGTCGATGAGCGAGGCCATCGCCGGGTTGACCCGGGCCAGCGTCAGCTCGGGGATCACGAAGTGAACCTCCAGCGAGAGCATCCCGGTCAGCACCTTCTCCAGGTACGTGGCGGCGAACTCGAAGCTCTCGCGCGGCGTGCCCGGCCCGTAGCCGCCGCCGCGCGCGGCCACCACCGTGACGGGCTTGCCGGCCGCGGAGCCGCCCTCGCCGCCGGTGCGGCCCACGATGATCACCTGGTCCAGCCACGCCTTGAGGGTGGACGGGATCGTGAAGTTGTACATCGGGGTGCCGATGAGGACCGCGTCCGCGCGCTCCAGCTCCCCGGCGAGTTCCTCGCGCAGCGCGACCGCGGCGGCCTGCTCCGGGGTGCGCGACTCGGCCGGGACGTTGGTGCCGATGATGCCGTCCGCGGTCAGGTGCGGCACCGGGGCGGCGGCCAGGTCGCGGTAGACGACGGTGCCGCCGGGGTGCTGGCTCTCCCACTCCTTGCGGAAGGTCGCGGTGACCTCGCGGGACACGGAGGAGTCGTGGAAGGCGGAGGAGTCGATGTGCAGCAGGGTGGCCATTGCGAGCCTCTTCGTCATCAAGGGATACAGGGGGGTGCGGCCGGGCGCCGCCGGGCGTCCGACGGCCTCCGCCGGCATCAGCGGACCCGTAAGTTCGTGCGTAACTATTCTTAACACAGAGACTTACTTTTTTGCAGCGCCTGAGGGGTGACGGAGTACGCTGTGGCCATGGAACGGGGACGGCAGATGCGCCCGGGTACCCCCTGTCGAGGCGTCGATATCGCGCTGACCAGGGTCTTCGAGTTGTTCGGCAAGCGATGGACCGGGCTGATCGTGGCCGTCCTCACACAACGCCCGGCGTACTTCGCCGAGATCCGCCGGGCCATCCCCCGGATCAGCGAACGCATGCTCTCCGACCGGCTGACGGAACTGGCCGACGCCGGGCTGGTGGTCCGCGAGGTCGATCCGGGCCCGCCGCTGCGGGTCAGCTACGGGCTGACCGAGGCCGGGCTGGCGATCCGCCCGGCGCTGGGCGAGCTGGCCCGGTGGGCCGAGACGTACCTGCCCGACGACGTCTCCTGCACCGAGCCGGAGGCGGCCGCCGTGCTGGGTGGGCCGGACGCCGCGCAGGAGTGCTCCGAGAACTGACCGCGGGCGCTACGGGTGCGCCGCCGCGTCCTCGTTGTAGCGCACCAGGTAGCCGGCGAACCGTTCCAGGTCCGCCGGGTCCCAGGCTGCCAGCCGCTCCTTGAACGTCTCCTGCCGCCGCACCCGCGCCGCGGCCAGGCTCTCCACGCCGCGCGGCGCGAGGTGCAGCACCTGCACCCGGTGGTCGGTGGGGTCGGTGCGCCGCTCCAGGAAGCCGTCCCGCTCCAGGGCCGCCACCTGGCGGCTGACCGTGGACTTGTCCAGCAGGTAGTGCGCGGCGAGGTCGGTGGCCCGGCAGCCCTGCTGTTCCTCCAGGTGCGCGAGGATCGTGTACGCGACCAGGGACAGCTCGGGGTGCATGCGCGCGGCGGTGGCGCGGGCCCGGCGGGCGAACGCGGTCAGCTCGCGCTGGATCACCTCCAGCGAGGCGACGGATCCGGCCGACCGGGCGGGGGTCGCTGCTGCTGACACCGCGGTCACGCTCCTGCCTGGTACGGCCGCGACCCGGGGTGGCCGACGGCGCGAGAGTTGTAGAGTACAACGATATCAGGCCGCGGCGCCCGCCCTCAGGAGGGCAGCGGCAGCTCGAACCAGACCACCTTGCCGACCGCCTTCCGGCTGGTCCCCCACCGCCGCGCCAGGTTCGACACCAGGCCGAGCCCGCGCCCGGTCACGTCGTCGGCCCTGGCGCTGCGCAACTGCGGCAGGTGGTGGTTGTCGTCGCTCACCTCGACCAGCAGCTTGCCCACGCGCATCAGGCGCAGCTCCACCTCGTAGGAGGCGGCCTTGATGGCATTGGTGACCAGCTCGCTGACCAGCAGCTCCGCCACGTCGCTGAGGCGTTCCAGGCCCCATGCGGCGAGTTGGCGGCGGGTCAGTTCGCGGGCCCTGGACACCTCGGCGTAGTCGATGAGCAGGCTCCAGCGCACCACGTCCTGCGGGGCGACGCCCTCGAAGCGGGCGACCAGCAGTGCCACGTCGTCCCTGCGGTCGTCGGAGTGCACCCGGGCGAGTATCTGCGCGCACACGTCCTCGGGGGACTGCTGCGGCTCGATCACGTTGGCGCACAGGGCCGCCAACCCGGCGTCGATGCCCTGGCCGCGCACCTCGACCAGCCCGTCCGTGCACAGCACCAGCCAGCTACCGTCCGGCGCCGGGACCTCCACCGTCTCGAACGGCACCCCGCCCACCCCGATCGGCGCGCCGCCGGGGATGCGCAGCAGCTCGCCGTGCCCGTCGGAGCCGGCCAGTACCGGCGGGATGTGGCCGGCGTTGGCGAGGGTGAGCGTGCGGTGGATCGGGTCGTAGACCGCGTAGACGCAGGTGGCGAGGTGTTCGGTCCCCAGCCGGTGGGCGAGGTTGTCCAGGTGGCGCAGCAACTGCGCGGGCGGCAGGTCGAGCCCCGTCATGGTGATGACGGCGGTGCGGAACTGCCCCATCACGGCCGCCGCCTGGAGCCCGTGGCCCATCACGTCGCCGACGATCAGCGCCACCCGGCCGCCGGGCAACTGGATCGCGTCGAACCAGTCGCCCCCGACCTGCGCCTGCCGGTCCCCGGGCATGTAATGGTGCGCGATCCGGACGCCGGGGATGCGCGGCGGCCGGGTCGGCATCATCGAGCGCTGGAGCGTGGCCGCGGCGCGCGACTCCTGGTGGTGCAGCCGGGCGTTGTCGATGTGCACCGCGCCGCGCGCGACCACCTCGGCGGCGGTGGCCGCGTCGCGGACGTCGAACGGTCGGCGGCCGGGCCCGCGCAGGAAGTAGACCCGGCCGAGCACGGTGCCGCGGGCGGTGAGCGGCGCCACGATCAGCGAGTGGCCGGCCATCAGCGGTCCGAGGGCGGGGACGCCGAAGTCGAGCGCGATGTCCGGGGCGAGCGCGGGGTCCACCACGGGCACCAGCACGGGGTCGCCGAGCCGGGGCACCATGTCGCCGGCCGGCAGCGCGACCAGTTCGCCCTCGGGCAGGGCCGTCTCCCAGGCGCCGGGCGTGCCGGGGAGGGCGAGGGCCACGCGGCGCACGAGCACGGTGTCGGCCGGGCGGTCGTCCTTGGGCGGTTCGGTGTCGGAGAAGAGCTGGTCCACGACGAGCACCGAGGCGAGGTCGGCGAAGCGCGGCACGGTGACCGCGCACAGTTCGCGGGCGGTGGTGCCCAGGTCGAGGGTGGAGCCGATGAAGGAGCCCGCGGCGCGCAGCAGGGCGAGCTGCTCGTCGAGCGCGTTGCCGGGGTGGGGGGCCGGGGTGGAGGCGAGCACGTCGTGGGCGTCGCGGTCGCGGTCGCGGTCGCCGTCGCGGGCGGGGCGGTGGTCGCGGTCCCGGGCACGGTCGCGGTCCCGGTCCTGTCGGCGGTCGCGGTCGTTCCTGCGGCTGCCGCGGCCACGGCCGGCGCCGGGGTCCCGGGCCGGGGCGGCGCCCGGCTGGTCGGACGTGTGGCCGGACGGCTGGTCGGACGTGTGGCCGGACGGTCGGCCGGAAGGGCGGTGCGGGTCGTACGGCGGTGGCTGCTCGGAGGGGCGCGGCCCGTCGTACGGCGGTGCCTGGCCGGCAAGGTGCGGCCCGTCGCCGGACCGGTGCTCGGACGGTGCCGGCCCGCCTCCCGCCTTCCTCCTCTTCTTCCGGCCGGTCGGGGCGCGGTCGTCCGCCGGCGGCAGGCCCGGGGCGGTGCGGGAGGCGTGCGAGGTGAGGGAGGGCGGCGGCACGGCCGTCAGCGCGGACGCGCTGGACGCGTCGCCGCCGCGTGCGGCCGGGTCCGCGGTGGTGCCCGCCCCGTCTCCCGGCGGCAGCTCCCTGCGGACGGGGGCCGCGGCGCGGGCGGCCGCGGCGAGCCGGGCGTGCTCCTGCGGCACGACCGGCAGCCGGACGCCGTCCTCGACTTCGAGCGCGGGGTGGCCGAGCGCCGCGATCTGCCGCACGATCCGGTCCAGCCGGCCCGGGCTCGCGCCCGGCAGCACCTCGGCGAGCCGACCGGTGAGCGCCTGCCCGGTCGCCGGGTCGGCGCTCGGCGCGAGTACGGCGGCCACCGCGATGTCCTGGCGCTGCGGCCCCTCCGCGCCGTACGGCAGCAGCCGGCCGCCGAGCGCGATCCGCAGCCCGCCGGCGCGCAGCGGCTTGGCGTGCACGGCGAGCGCGAGCAGGCTGCGGCCCCCCGGCTCGACCAGCCGGTAGGTCCACCACAGCACGTCCTTCAGGGTGCCGTCGCGGTCGGTGGCGGCCAGCGCCCCGGCCCAGGAGGAGACGGTGATGTCGTCCAGCAGCTCCAGGGTGTCCTGGCGGGCCGCCGCGGGGCGCTTGTCCGTGTGGCCCGCGGCCGGGCGGGTGGTGCTCAGCAGCCCGGCCGCGCGGTGGCCGAAGACGTGCTCCCAGCGGTGCCCGAACAGCTCCTCGGCGCCACGGTTCCAGTACGAGATCCGGCCGTCGGGGTCCACGCAGAGCACCGCGAGCCGCAGCAGGGCCGCCAGGCCGGGAACGGCCGCGGGCGGGGTGGTGGCGGGCGGCGCGGTGGTGGCGGGCGGGATGGCGGCGCCGTCCGGCACCGCCAGGGCCGTGGAGACGGGCGGCGGGCCGGTGACGGCCGGTGAGGTCACCGCCTCCGGCGCGGTCCCAGGCGTGGTCACCGACGCGGCCGCGTTCGCGGGTACGGGTACGGGTACGGGCGCGTTCACAGGCGCGTTCACGGGCACGGGCACGGGCGCCGCGGCCTGGCGGGTGGACGGCAGGGCCGCGGGCCGTATCGCGGGCACCGCGGTGCCGGCCCCCGGCAAGGGCCCGGTGCGGGCGGAACGGTCGGTGTGGTGGTCCGGCTCGGCGGCATCGGGATGCCCGGTGATCTCGTCCAACGTCGTGCACCTGCGGTCCGGCGCTGTGGTTCCGCGCTGCGTGGGGTGGGCTTCAAGGCAAGCACGAAACCGCGGGCCGGGTCGACCGATTGCCCGGATTGGTGCTCTGTTGGCGGATGCTGACGGCGTGTCGGGCCGCGTTCGTGGTATCGGCCCGGACCGGGGGAGCGCGGCCGCGATGCCGGGACGCGCGGTGCCGCCCCCGCGCGCCGGAGCCGGGCACGGACGGGGCCGTCCACCTGGGGTGCGGGCGCGACCGGGTGACCCGTACGGGCGACCCGGGGCGGCGGCCGGGCCGCCCCGGAAGCCCCCGCGGGCGGCCCCGGCCCGGGCCCGGCCCTGTCCACGGCCCGACCGCGCTCCCGCCATGATCGACCGTAGAGGGCCTACGCTATCCGGGTGACGAACACCTCCGGACCCGGACCGTCCGCCGCCTCCGCCCCTGCCGCTCCCCCTGCCGGATCGGCCGGCCCCGACGACTCCGCGGCCGACCCGGCCGCCGCCGCGTACGTGGACACGGAGGGCCAGGAACGCCTGGCGAAGGCGGTGCGCGCCGCCGAGCAGGCGTTGATCGAGTTCGAGATCGCGGTGGAGACGTTCCGCGTCGAGGTGGAGAACTTCTCCCGGCTGCACCACCAGCGGCTCGGCCCGATGTACGCGCGGCTGGACGAGCTGGACGCGCTGATCGCGGAGGCCGTCGCCGCGCACAGCGGCGACCGGGCCGACATCGAGCGGGCCTGGGAGGCCCGCGCGCTGGTGATGCCGATGCCCGGGGTCGAGGAGTTGTTCGGCGGCCTGCTGGGCGCCGACGGGGTGCGGCCGGTGGAGGACCCCAATCCGCCGCGCCGGGTCCGCCCCGGCAAGGAGGCCCAGCGGCTCTACCGCGAGCTGGTCCGCAAGGCGCACCCCGACCTGGCGCAGGACGACGCGGAGAAGGAGCGCCGCAGCGCCTTCATCGCGCGCGTCAACGAGGCGTACGCGTACGCCGACGAGGCGGGGCTGCGCGACCTGGCCGCCGAGTGGGAGGCCGGTCCGGCGCCGGAGTCGGACCTGCCCGGCGAGGCCGAGGTGCTCTACGCCCGGCTGGAGTGGCTCGCCGAGCGCAAGGAGAAGCTGGCCGCGCTCGCCGCGGAACTCGACGAGAGCGCCATCGGGCAGATGATGAAACTCGCCCCCGACGACCCGGACGCGCTGCTCAACGAGATCGCCGAGCAGTTGCTCACGCAGGTCTCGCAGCGCGAGGCGCGGCTCGCCGAACTGGTCCACGGCGCATCCGGCGGCTGAGGTAGCTTTCCCGTAAGTCCGCGGGTGCGGTGCACGCCTGCCGCCCGCGCCGTCCCCGTACGTCAGTGATCCCGCAGTTCCGTGTCCCAGGAGGCCTGTCCGATGTTCCGCTCCCAGCTCCCCGCGGTGGACGCCTCCGCGGTCCCGGCCGACGCGACCCTCCTCGACGTGCGGGAGGACGACGAGTGGGCCGCCGGTCACGCCGAGGGCGCGCTGCACATCCCGATGGGCGAGGTCGTCGGCCGGCTCGCCGAACTGCCCGAGGGCGGCACCGTCCACGTGGTCTGCCGCGTCGGCGGTCGGTCCGCCCAGGTCGCGCAGTACCTGATCGCCCAGGGCGTGGACGCGGTGAACGTCAGCGGCGGCATGCTGGAGTGGGAGTCGGCCGGGCGCCCCGTCGTGGACGACAGCGGTGCGCAGGGCCACGTGCTGTAGCGCGCCGCCGCGTTCCCGCATCCCGCGCCTTCTGCGCCTGTGGATAACTCGGTAAGGTCACCGCCGGGGCCCCTGGGTGACTAGGGTCGGGCCGTCGGGCGCAGCGGAGAGCGGAGAGTCGGATGGGGCCAACGGAGGGGCCGCCGCCCAATGTGGCGGGGCTGTCGCTGCCCGGGCGGATAGCCGTGGCGGTGGTGGTGGGCGCGGTCGCGGTCGGCGCGCTGTTCCACCTGGGGATGGTGTTCTTGTACGTCGCGCCGTCGAACACGCTCAGCAAGGAGCACGCGGCCGCCGTCAACGACTACATCTACCCGGAGTTCGAGCAGAACTGGAAGCTGTTCGCGCCCGACCCGCTCCAGCAGAACGTCCACATCCAGGCCCGCGCCGAGGTCAGCAGGCCCGACGGCGGCACCGGGACCACGGGGTGGGTGGACCTCACCGGCATGGACATCGCGGCGATGCGGCACGACCCGGTGCCCAGCCACGCCCAGCAGAACGAGCTGCGCCGGGCCTGGGGCTACTACACGGACACCCATGACGCCCAGGAGCAGCCGACCAACGCCGTGGGCGGCGACCTGAGCCGCACCTACCTCCAGCGCATCATCCAGAGCCGGTTCGGCACCAAGCTGAACGGCGGCACCGTGGTCCGCGTCCAGGCCCGCGCGGCGACCACCCCGGTGGGGCAGCCGACCTGGAGCGTGTCGGGGGCGGCCACGCCCACCACCGAGTACCGGACGCTGCCGTGGTGGGTCGTCGACGGGACCGCCGCGCCCGCGGCCGTCCCGGCTCCCGATCCGGGTACGACGGCCCCGGCTACGACCGCTCCCGTCCCGGGTACGACCGCTCCCGCGCCGAGTACGACGGGTCCCGCGCCGAGCACGGCCCCGGCGCCGGGCGCGACCGTCACCTCCTCCGGGCGGGGGGCCTCGTCATGAGCGCGCCCCGCGGCCACGCCGAGGTCCGCGCCGGTTGGCGCGTCCCGGCGACCCCCACCTACGCGAGCGTGACCGCCGCGCTCGACCGCGCCGTCACGCGCGGCCTCCACAAGATCACCGGCACCGCCGTCGGCCCCTACCAGAGCGCGGTGGTGCGGATCGGCGTCGCGCTCACCTGGCTGCTGTTCCTGCTGCGGGAGTTCCCGCACCGCGCCGCGCTCTACGGCCCGCACAGCGCCTGGGGGTTCGACCTGGCCCAGCGGCTGCTGGCCGGCAACCACGCGTTCAGCGTGCTGATGTGGAGCGACAGCCGCGCCTGGTTCGAGATCTGCTACGCGTTCGCGATCCTGGCGAGCGCCGCGCTGCTGGTCGGCTGGCGGACGCGGACGTCCGCGCTGATGTTCATGGTCGGGGTGCTGTCGCTCCAGAACCGCAGCGTGTTCATGGGCGACGGCGGCGACAACGTGGTCCACATCCTCGCGATCTACCTCGCGTTCACCCGCTGCGGGCTGGTCTGGTCGCTGGACAGCCGCAGGGCGCGGCGCCGCGCGGAGGCGGAGGCGGAGGCGTCGCGGGCGGCGGCAGCGGAGGCCGAGGCCGGCTC encodes:
- a CDS encoding FtsW/RodA/SpoVE family cell cycle protein, translating into MSASNTTTITSIGAPNRRNTELVMLLFAVAIPVFAYADAGLAKHGSVPAGLAEYGLGLGCIAGIAHLLVRKFAPYADPLMLPIATLLNGLGLVLIWRLDQEPSITTPQLGGPMAPKQLMWSALGVALFALVLVFLKDHRILQRYTYISMIVALALLISPIFFPAVYGARIWVTIPGVGSLQPGEFAKIVIAVFFAGYLMVKRDALALASRRFMGLYLPRGRDLGPILVIWALSLLILVFETDLGTSLLFFGLFVIMLYVATERTSWIVFGLLLSAGGAVMVGTTEAHVKVRVQEWLHPLALQDGGVTETAQSRYAFGSGGLFGSGLGEGYSRLIGGIAPKSDYILATVGEELGLAGVMAILLLYGLLIERGMRTALAARDPFGKLLAVGLSGGFALQVFVVAGGVTGLIPLTGMTMPFLAQGGSSVIANWALVALLLRISDTARRPAPSPAPSPDAEATQVVRSQ
- a CDS encoding Stp1/IreP family PP2C-type Ser/Thr phosphatase, whose translation is MSLSLRFAAGSHKGMIREGNEDSGYAGPRLLAIADGMGGQAAGEVASSEVISTIVTLDDDIPGSDILTSLGTAVQRANDQLLHMVEEDPQLEGMGTTLTALLWTGQRLGLVHVGDSRAYLLRDGVLTQITQDHTWVQRLVDEGRITEEEATTHPQRSLLMRALGSGERVEPDLSIREVRVGDRYLICSDGLSGVVSHQTMEETLGGYQAPHETVQELIQLALRGGGPDNITCIVADVLDTDDGDTQAAQLNDTPVVVGAVAEHQSQPNDPRHLDTPAGRASELGRTPHQAGPTGAFGPPGSGDPAPGAPLGAFGGYDESDLDKPARRKWPKRTLITVVVLAVVAGGLYGAYSWTQTQYYVGAKGDHVAVYQGINQKLVGLSLSKVHRDRTDIPLKYLPSYQRKQVQDTIATSSLGQADDKADELAQQADVCKKVATATSVAAKAKDAAKNAENSVGSGAAGTAEGQQDGKKITTTPTPSPSPSLTPDEKKLAGQCSTDTDTDQQ
- a CDS encoding FHA domain-containing protein FhaB/FipA — its product is MSELTLTVMRLGFLAVLWLFVIVAVQVIRSDLFGTRVTQRASRRADDRSRPPQQRQQQVQQPRQQPQNNRQRRGAPTKLVVAEGSLAGTTVALQGQTITLGRAHDSTIVLDDDYASSRHARIYPDTDGQWIVEDLGSTNGTYMDRNRLTTPTPVPLGAPIRIGKTVIELRK
- a CDS encoding FhaA domain-containing protein is translated as MGVLKRFEQRLEGMVNGTFAKVFKSEVQPVEIAGALQRECDNNATIWNRDRTVVPNDFVVELSAPDYERLSPYAVQLGDELAGMVKDYAKQQRYTFMGTIKVHLERADDLDTGLYRVRSRTLASSESQHPQAPQGHQPPQGRPQPSYQQPPAPQQQYQQRPARPAPERHAAPQRPAGPPPMPAAPPPGGGAPVTRLPGTGVPPGSAAAHTRRWVEINGTRHQISRATLVLGRSTEADVRVDDPGVSRKHCEIRVGTPSVVQDLGSTNGIVVDGQHTQRATLRDGSRIVVGSTTIVYRQAEG
- a CDS encoding TerD family protein — protein: MGVSLSKGGNVSLTKEAPGLTAVTVGLGWDVRTTTGSDFDLDASALLLDASGKVVSDKHFVFFNNLKSPDGSVEHTGDNLTGEGEGDDESIKVNLAGVPADVDKIVFPVSIYEGETRQQSFGQVRNAFIRVVNQAGGAEIARYDLTEDASTETAMVFGELYRNGAEWKFRAVGQGYASGLRGIAQDFGVNL
- a CDS encoding FMN-dependent NADH-azoreductase codes for the protein MATLLHIDSSAFHDSSVSREVTATFRKEWESQHPGGTVVYRDLAAAPVPHLTADGIIGTNVPAESRTPEQAAAVALREELAGELERADAVLIGTPMYNFTIPSTLKAWLDQVIIVGRTGGEGGSAAGKPVTVVAARGGGYGPGTPRESFEFAATYLEKVLTGMLSLEVHFVIPELTLARVNPAMASLIDAADASRAKAHEDAAEKAKALAARFAA
- a CDS encoding winged helix-turn-helix transcriptional regulator, which gives rise to MERGRQMRPGTPCRGVDIALTRVFELFGKRWTGLIVAVLTQRPAYFAEIRRAIPRISERMLSDRLTELADAGLVVREVDPGPPLRVSYGLTEAGLAIRPALGELARWAETYLPDDVSCTEPEAAAVLGGPDAAQECSEN